A genomic segment from Clostridium pasteurianum BC1 encodes:
- a CDS encoding Ig-like domain-containing protein yields MNRKKICAIILAFSIGSTLFLSKDYLLGTTNSVYAATINENLSPITDIDFPKDNSNNSKSIFVGGWALNKSGVKQIQILVDGQFKGNANIGGSRPDVDKFYSQYNDTNSGYSYTIDFNSIGAGSHTLSVQAIGNDGTTNLNSVKINVNKPAPLICVDIPHSGDATLNQTTIAGWSLNASKVSSVDILVDGTKVGNASLGIARPDVANIFPAYNDGTSGFTYTLDTSKLSHIAHTITVQSNGNDGSSAIQNFTLNRPSNITTIDTPKGSISGSATNVDVAGWALNPSGVKQVNILVDGTPAGTASLGDSRSDVAKVFPQYQNSTSGYHYTLNTSAIEGGKHTITVQAVGNDGTVEQNNSTINFDKPLPIMCLDTIKNGTNALNSLPINGWALNISGLKQVEISVDDNKVGTADIGTARLDVAKVFPDYNQNNSGFDYTLDTGKLTAGNHKITVKATGNDGTTSSQNVTIYRPAAMTDIDFPQNGLLLKGNSTNVTGWALNPSGVKQVNVLVDDKQAGIAAIGDGRPDVAKVFPQYNDTKSGYHYTLDTSTIGGGKHTITVQAVGNDGSVQASSITITRPDSLLTIDSPQVNQSFDNQNSVNIGGWALDITGVKQVSIVVDTQPAVNITPGVPRQDVYNAYPDYNNKNSGYNYTLDLTKLETGTHTITVSSTGNSGQTVSSSKTIKVNNPSLIPVTSVSLNKSIENLTVGDTDTLTATTVPTNATNKDVTWASSNSAVATVDATGKITAVAAGTATITATTVDGSKTANCTVTVNNKKGYVNNAYLNVRSAPSLDANNIVGVLYDYQSIDILDSVTDSADNITWDKIIYNNSTAYVSDAYIQHYTSPPNNVVNIASNITKQFEVGTSDQIVGNFDGEGLSLGYLQWCIGQNTLQPLLNRMDSQYNSEMKSIFGTNYDSIHNMLQDTPANQLNWAKSINDSSNNITNSWYSQLVNLTNNQDFIGIEKDAQVYTVHQAMLICDKYKLNTVRGFALAFDIVNQNGSISTAAQEIISSTYVTNPNMSEKDLLKVIANAIASTSTTNSSDILARKMAIINGQGTVHTIDLNLDSNYGLSDNLWR; encoded by the coding sequence ATGAACAGGAAGAAAATATGTGCAATAATTTTGGCTTTCAGTATTGGAAGTACATTATTTTTGTCAAAAGATTATTTATTAGGAACAACAAACAGCGTTTACGCTGCAACTATTAATGAAAATCTGTCACCAATAACAGATATAGACTTCCCAAAAGACAACAGTAATAATAGTAAGTCTATATTTGTAGGTGGCTGGGCATTAAATAAATCTGGTGTAAAGCAAATTCAAATACTTGTAGATGGACAATTTAAAGGCAATGCAAATATAGGTGGTTCAAGACCAGATGTGGATAAATTCTATTCACAATATAATGATACTAATAGCGGCTATTCCTACACTATAGATTTCAATTCCATTGGAGCAGGATCCCATACTTTATCAGTACAAGCTATAGGTAATGATGGCACAACAAATTTAAATTCGGTAAAAATAAATGTAAATAAGCCTGCACCTTTAATATGTGTGGATATTCCTCACAGTGGAGATGCTACCTTAAATCAAACTACCATAGCAGGCTGGTCCTTAAATGCCTCAAAGGTATCCAGTGTAGACATACTTGTAGATGGTACTAAAGTGGGAAATGCATCTTTAGGCATAGCAAGACCGGATGTAGCCAATATTTTTCCTGCCTATAATGACGGAACAAGTGGTTTTACTTATACTTTAGATACAAGTAAATTATCTCATATAGCTCATACCATAACTGTACAGTCTAACGGTAATGATGGAAGCTCTGCCATACAAAATTTCACACTAAACAGGCCTTCAAATATTACAACTATAGACACTCCAAAAGGTTCAATTAGTGGAAGTGCCACCAATGTAGATGTAGCTGGCTGGGCACTGAATCCTTCTGGAGTAAAACAAGTTAATATTCTAGTGGATGGTACACCTGCAGGTACAGCATCCCTTGGAGACTCAAGATCTGACGTAGCAAAGGTTTTCCCTCAATATCAAAACAGCACAAGCGGATACCATTATACTTTAAATACTTCTGCTATTGAAGGTGGCAAACATACCATAACTGTACAAGCAGTTGGTAACGATGGAACTGTGGAGCAAAACAATTCAACCATAAATTTTGATAAACCACTACCTATCATGTGCCTGGATACTATAAAAAATGGTACCAACGCTCTAAATTCTCTGCCAATAAACGGATGGGCACTAAACATTTCAGGCTTAAAACAGGTAGAAATATCTGTTGATGATAATAAAGTAGGCACTGCAGATATAGGTACAGCAAGACTGGATGTAGCTAAAGTGTTTCCAGACTACAACCAAAACAATAGTGGATTCGACTATACCCTTGATACAGGTAAATTAACTGCTGGAAACCATAAAATAACAGTAAAAGCCACTGGAAATGACGGCACTACTTCTTCTCAGAATGTTACCATATACAGACCAGCTGCTATGACAGACATAGATTTTCCTCAAAATGGCTTGCTGCTTAAAGGAAACAGTACTAATGTTACCGGTTGGGCACTGAATCCTTCCGGAGTAAAGCAGGTTAATGTATTAGTGGATGATAAACAAGCAGGTATAGCAGCTATAGGAGATGGAAGACCAGATGTGGCCAAAGTGTTCCCTCAGTATAATGACACTAAAAGCGGATATCACTATACTCTAGATACTTCCACTATTGGAGGCGGAAAACACACAATAACTGTGCAGGCAGTGGGCAATGATGGTTCTGTACAAGCTAGCAGCATTACTATTACAAGACCAGATAGCCTGCTAACTATAGATTCTCCTCAGGTAAATCAAAGCTTTGACAATCAAAACAGTGTTAATATAGGAGGCTGGGCACTAGACATTACAGGCGTAAAACAGGTATCTATAGTTGTAGATACTCAGCCAGCTGTAAACATAACTCCTGGAGTTCCAAGGCAAGATGTATACAACGCTTATCCAGATTACAATAATAAAAATAGCGGTTATAATTATACTTTAGATCTTACCAAATTAGAAACCGGTACTCATACCATAACTGTATCCAGCACAGGAAACAGTGGACAGACAGTATCATCAAGCAAAACAATAAAAGTAAATAATCCATCGCTGATCCCTGTAACATCAGTAAGCCTAAATAAATCCATAGAGAATTTAACAGTGGGTGATACTGATACCCTTACAGCCACTACAGTACCAACAAATGCTACAAATAAAGATGTAACATGGGCATCTTCAAATAGTGCTGTAGCAACAGTAGATGCTACTGGAAAAATAACTGCTGTAGCCGCAGGTACTGCTACAATTACAGCGACAACTGTGGATGGAAGCAAAACTGCAAATTGTACTGTTACCGTTAATAACAAAAAAGGCTATGTAAACAATGCTTACCTTAATGTAAGATCAGCCCCAAGCTTAGATGCCAACAACATTGTAGGAGTCCTATATGACTATCAGAGTATTGACATCTTAGACAGCGTAACTGATAGTGCTGATAATATTACATGGGATAAAATTATTTATAATAATAGCACTGCCTATGTATCTGATGCCTATATACAACACTATACTTCTCCTCCAAATAATGTAGTTAATATTGCCTCAAATATAACCAAGCAATTCGAAGTTGGAACCTCCGATCAGATTGTAGGAAATTTTGATGGTGAAGGTTTATCTCTTGGATATCTTCAGTGGTGCATAGGTCAGAATACTCTTCAGCCTCTTCTTAACAGAATGGATAGTCAATACAACAGTGAGATGAAAAGTATTTTTGGAACTAATTATGATTCCATCCACAACATGCTGCAGGACACTCCGGCTAATCAACTTAACTGGGCTAAGAGCATTAATGATTCCTCAAATAATATTACGAACTCCTGGTATTCACAGCTTGTAAATTTAACTAATAATCAGGATTTCATAGGTATTGAAAAAGATGCGCAGGTATATACAGTACATCAGGCAATGCTTATATGCGATAAATATAAGCTAAATACAGTAAGAGGCTTTGCCCTTGCCTTTGATATTGTCAACCAGAATGGCAGTATATCCACAGCTGCTCAGGAGATTATATCTAGTACTTATGTTACAAATCCTAATATGAGTGAAAAAGACCTTCTTAAGGTTATTGCAAACGCCATAGCAAGTACTTCAACTACTAATTCCAGTGATATTCTGGCCAGAAAAATGGCTATAATTAACGGACAAGGAACTGTTCATACAATTGATCTTAACCTTGATTCAAATTATGGCCTAAGTGATAATTTGTGGAGATAA
- a CDS encoding TetR/AcrR family transcriptional regulator, with translation MEKRTKILLEAKKLFSEHGYNNVSMQCIAEACSISKASIYKLFESKNELLRKLLEYNIQQMLHEASTIDSKANMNDEEKFKAKIYYEIESYIENKELSKMLIFTSSSVDCTEIKKHIEFVRFTIMNWNKNNLLEYYGEDILNIVWDLTFILMGSVNMLAQIMIDNKSIVTTEQIVQEIKKNLDVLVKDKKNRPALFAEEKVNSKFNYRENKDIFEEDMIEKCLLDIADELNNLPDRDTRKKESLAALDHLSKELSKTTKAIYLVDSLLGYLNEIDNLKPIISKLKALGI, from the coding sequence ATGGAAAAACGTACGAAGATTCTTTTAGAGGCAAAAAAACTTTTTTCGGAACATGGATATAATAATGTATCAATGCAGTGTATAGCTGAAGCCTGCAGCATATCAAAGGCTTCAATTTATAAATTATTTGAATCCAAAAATGAATTATTGAGAAAGCTGCTGGAATATAATATTCAACAGATGCTCCATGAAGCTTCTACTATTGATTCTAAAGCGAATATGAATGATGAAGAAAAGTTTAAAGCAAAGATTTATTATGAAATTGAATCTTACATAGAAAACAAAGAACTTTCTAAAATGCTTATTTTTACATCATCCTCTGTTGATTGTACAGAGATAAAAAAGCATATAGAATTTGTAAGATTTACAATTATGAACTGGAATAAAAATAATTTACTTGAATACTATGGAGAGGATATTCTAAATATTGTATGGGATTTAACCTTTATACTTATGGGAAGTGTAAATATGCTCGCACAAATCATGATAGATAATAAATCAATAGTTACTACGGAGCAAATTGTTCAGGAAATAAAGAAAAATTTAGATGTACTGGTTAAGGATAAAAAAAACAGGCCTGCTCTATTTGCTGAAGAGAAGGTGAATAGTAAATTTAATTATAGGGAAAATAAAGATATTTTTGAAGAGGATATGATTGAAAAATGTCTATTAGATATTGCAGATGAATTAAATAATCTTCCAGACCGTGATACAAGAAAAAAGGAATCATTAGCTGCTTTAGATCATCTTAGTAAGGAACTTTCCAAAACAACAAAGGCAATTTATTTAGTAGACTCTCTATTAGGATACTTAAATGAAATTGATAACCTTAAACCCATAATCAGCAAACTAAAAGCATTAGGCATATGA
- a CDS encoding MDR family MFS transporter: MNNTTSLKPSNRNAIVLVFIIGAFVAILNQTLLVTALPHIMRSFNITADKAQWLTTAFMLVNGIFIPITAFLIERYSTRALFIFSMGIFSVGTLIAAVSPNFTILLIARILQAVGAGAMMPLMQTVFIIIFPKEKRGAAMGMIGLVIAFAPAIGPTLSGWIVDRFSWNYLFYIILPIAVIDLIVSLFILKNVTEQKESNLDILSVILSVLGFGGILYGFSTAGANGWSDGWVIATLVVGIISLLLFVWRQLKIKSPILEFRVFKDRIFTLTTILGTIAFSMMMAIETILPIYTQNMRGISAFHSGLMLLPGAVMMAIMSPVAGIIFDKIGSKLLAFVGLGIITVTTFLFSSLNLNTSVTFIVIVYAVRMAGIAMILMPLTTAGLNALPNRLIAHGTAMNNTFRQVGASMGTAVLISIMSNWGKNGKYANPLDAQVAGMHTSFIIAAVISLSAVFMVFLLKSDRKTMESEEILEEAN, from the coding sequence ATGAACAATACAACATCATTAAAGCCAAGTAATCGTAATGCAATTGTCCTTGTATTTATTATTGGGGCCTTTGTGGCAATTTTAAATCAGACTTTGCTTGTTACAGCACTGCCTCATATTATGAGAAGTTTTAATATTACAGCAGATAAAGCTCAATGGCTTACAACAGCTTTTATGCTTGTAAATGGAATATTCATTCCAATAACGGCTTTTCTAATTGAAAGGTATTCAACACGTGCTTTATTCATATTTTCTATGGGTATTTTTAGTGTGGGTACTTTAATAGCCGCTGTATCACCTAATTTTACAATTTTATTAATTGCCCGCATTCTGCAGGCTGTAGGTGCTGGTGCCATGATGCCGCTTATGCAGACTGTATTCATCATTATTTTTCCAAAGGAAAAGCGTGGTGCAGCAATGGGAATGATAGGTCTTGTAATTGCCTTTGCACCAGCCATAGGTCCTACTTTAAGCGGATGGATTGTAGATCGTTTTTCCTGGAATTATTTATTCTATATTATTTTACCTATTGCAGTAATTGATTTGATTGTATCTTTATTTATACTTAAAAATGTTACTGAGCAAAAGGAAAGTAATTTAGATATTCTGTCAGTTATCCTATCTGTTTTGGGATTTGGAGGAATATTATATGGCTTCAGTACCGCCGGTGCAAATGGATGGTCAGATGGATGGGTAATTGCAACACTTGTTGTTGGTATAATTAGTCTGTTATTGTTTGTGTGGAGACAACTGAAAATAAAATCTCCTATACTGGAGTTTCGAGTATTTAAGGATAGAATATTTACTTTAACTACTATACTTGGTACTATTGCATTCTCAATGATGATGGCAATAGAAACCATACTGCCTATATATACACAGAATATGCGTGGTATATCTGCTTTTCATTCTGGATTAATGTTACTCCCAGGTGCTGTTATGATGGCGATTATGTCACCGGTAGCAGGTATAATTTTTGATAAGATAGGAAGTAAATTATTGGCCTTTGTGGGGTTGGGAATTATAACTGTAACAACTTTTCTTTTCTCTTCCCTGAATCTAAATACATCAGTTACATTTATTGTAATTGTGTATGCTGTACGTATGGCTGGAATAGCAATGATATTAATGCCTTTGACAACTGCTGGTCTCAATGCTCTTCCAAACAGGTTAATAGCTCATGGTACTGCTATGAATAATACTTTTCGTCAAGTTGGTGCTTCAATGGGGACCGCAGTATTGATATCCATAATGAGTAATTGGGGCAAGAATGGTAAATATGCAAATCCCCTTGATGCTCAGGTAGCGGGAATGCATACATCATTCATCATAGCCGCTGTTATATCCCTTAGTGCAGTATTCATGGTGTTTTTATTAAAGAGTGATAGAAAGACAATGGAATCTGAAGAAATACTTGAAGAAGCAAATTAA
- a CDS encoding putative DNA modification/repair radical SAM protein gives MDVFDKLKILTDAAKYDVACTSSGVNREAAAGGIGNSTACGICHSFAADGRCISLLKVLMSNACAYDCKYCVNRRSNSTPRASFTPRELADLTMNFYRRNYIEGLFISSGVLKNPNYTCERMIETLSILREEYRFFGYIHAKAIPGADRDLIRVLGMLADRMSVNIELPSQNSLKLLAPDKSKHSILAPMGHIQNLIHENSTDLIKYQHAPKFAPAGQSTQMIVGATPETDFQILNLTEGLYKKYKLKRVFFSAYIPVAENSVLPEVSTKPPLLREHRLYQADWLLRFYGFKANEILDKDHQSFNPYIDPKCNWAINHMDTFPMEVNRAHYMDLMRVPGIGVNSAKRIVTARRTSKLDFQHLKRMGVVLKRAQYFITCSGKIAEGLKITEASVLRSLMSEKTLDMYKQNLNLEQKPEQLSFFDELTLT, from the coding sequence GTGGATGTTTTTGATAAGCTGAAAATTCTCACGGATGCAGCAAAATATGACGTAGCATGTACTTCTAGTGGAGTAAATAGGGAGGCTGCTGCTGGGGGGATTGGAAATTCTACAGCCTGTGGTATATGCCATAGCTTTGCGGCGGATGGGAGATGTATTTCCCTTTTAAAGGTATTGATGAGTAATGCCTGTGCCTATGACTGCAAATACTGTGTGAACCGCCGTTCAAATTCAACTCCAAGGGCTTCATTTACGCCACGAGAGCTTGCAGACCTTACTATGAATTTTTATCGTCGTAATTATATCGAAGGTCTTTTTATCAGCTCTGGTGTACTGAAAAATCCTAATTACACCTGTGAAAGAATGATTGAAACCCTGAGTATACTGAGAGAAGAGTACAGATTCTTTGGATATATTCATGCAAAGGCCATTCCTGGAGCGGATAGGGATTTAATCCGGGTTCTTGGGATGCTGGCAGACAGAATGAGTGTTAATATAGAGCTTCCATCACAAAATAGCTTGAAGCTTTTGGCTCCGGACAAGTCAAAACATTCCATTTTAGCGCCTATGGGACATATTCAAAATCTGATACATGAAAACTCTACAGATTTGATAAAATATCAGCATGCACCTAAGTTCGCCCCCGCCGGTCAGAGCACACAGATGATTGTAGGTGCTACACCAGAAACGGATTTTCAAATTTTAAATTTAACAGAAGGACTTTATAAAAAATATAAGCTTAAACGTGTTTTCTTTTCTGCTTACATACCAGTTGCTGAGAATTCTGTGCTGCCAGAGGTGAGCACTAAGCCTCCGCTTTTGAGGGAGCACAGACTTTATCAGGCTGACTGGCTTCTAAGGTTTTATGGCTTTAAGGCTAATGAGATTTTGGATAAGGATCACCAGAGTTTTAATCCTTATATAGACCCAAAATGTAACTGGGCAATAAATCATATGGATACTTTCCCTATGGAGGTAAATCGCGCACACTATATGGATTTAATGAGAGTACCGGGCATTGGGGTAAACAGTGCTAAGCGGATTGTAACTGCTCGTCGTACCTCTAAACTTGATTTTCAACATCTTAAGAGAATGGGAGTTGTACTAAAACGAGCACAGTACTTTATAACCTGCTCTGGTAAAATTGCTGAGGGCTTAAAAATAACGGAGGCTTCAGTATTGAGGTCTTTGATGTCTGAAAAAACACTGGACATGTATAAACAGAATTTAAACCTTGAACAAAAACCAGAGCAGTTATCTTTTTTTGATGAACTTACACTAACTTAG
- a CDS encoding TIGR03915 family putative DNA repair protein yields the protein MLSESNIIYQYDGSFDGLLCCVFESYDKKEIPMDIILPSASQTLLLPIKEISTDLQKSTRVFSSIPKKMGIAALDFVHRAFLTCLLQKELYILLFLRRGYRYGSKVMDMLTDDVVNRLFKAVKHLNNESHLLKGFIRFSVFKGGLVAEIEPKNYVLPLLVQHFCQRYPEEHFLIYDKTHGMALIYKPHKPSIIPIEDLKIPEPDEEELHFRKLWRLFYNTIEVEGRHNPKCRMSHMPKRYWKYMTEFGAGEKFLP from the coding sequence ATGCTTAGTGAATCAAATATTATTTATCAATATGATGGAAGCTTTGACGGATTGCTGTGCTGTGTATTTGAAAGTTATGATAAAAAAGAAATCCCCATGGATATTATTCTGCCCAGCGCATCTCAAACTTTACTACTTCCCATAAAGGAAATTTCAACGGATTTGCAGAAATCCACTAGAGTTTTTAGTTCCATACCTAAAAAAATGGGCATTGCTGCCCTGGATTTTGTGCATCGCGCCTTCTTAACTTGCCTTTTGCAAAAGGAATTATACATACTTTTGTTTCTTCGTAGAGGCTATCGTTACGGAAGTAAAGTAATGGATATGCTTACTGACGATGTAGTAAACAGACTATTTAAGGCAGTGAAACATTTGAATAACGAAAGTCACTTACTTAAGGGGTTTATTCGTTTTTCTGTTTTTAAGGGTGGGCTAGTGGCGGAAATAGAGCCTAAAAATTATGTGTTGCCATTACTGGTACAGCACTTTTGCCAGAGATATCCGGAGGAACACTTTTTAATTTATGATAAAACCCATGGTATGGCGCTAATATATAAGCCACATAAGCCTTCTATTATTCCCATTGAAGATCTTAAGATTCCAGAACCAGATGAGGAGGAATTGCATTTTCGTAAACTGTGGAGGCTTTTTTATAATACCATTGAGGTGGAAGGGCGTCATAATCCAAAGTGCCGCATGAGTCATATGCCAAAGCGTTACTGGAAATATATGACAGAGTTTGGCGCTGGTGAAAAGTTTCTTCCGTGA